The Streptomyces sp. NBC_01689 genome includes a window with the following:
- a CDS encoding phosphatase PAP2 family protein has product MKRSDTADLAGSTAVGSLVAFVLLTLVVTGRDGGTLFGDEGLVTWSAAHRPAVALALARAVTYTGTGVVPYALVVLAGVVAGRTARERVVRALCCVGCLTAAQAVRYTVMTLVSRPRPPVAEWATHATGWSFPSGHTTTSAVSGGLLVLALLARAPRGGRPLALVVGCWSVLVGLSRVYLGVHWFSDVLGGWLLSLCWLSLTVYVVARFLPSAGSSIPALRPRPDAPPTEERPGEPHSRRTIPPQSPP; this is encoded by the coding sequence GTGAAGCGCTCGGACACCGCCGACCTCGCCGGATCGACCGCCGTGGGCAGCCTCGTCGCCTTCGTCCTGCTCACCCTGGTCGTGACCGGCCGGGACGGCGGCACGCTCTTCGGCGACGAGGGGCTCGTCACCTGGTCGGCCGCCCATCGTCCGGCCGTCGCCCTGGCCCTGGCCCGCGCGGTCACATACACCGGGACGGGCGTGGTGCCCTACGCGCTGGTCGTGCTCGCCGGTGTGGTGGCGGGACGGACGGCGCGGGAGCGCGTCGTGCGCGCCCTCTGCTGTGTCGGCTGCCTCACCGCCGCCCAGGCCGTGCGGTACACCGTGATGACCCTCGTCTCCCGTCCCCGTCCTCCCGTCGCGGAGTGGGCCACGCACGCGACCGGCTGGTCCTTCCCCTCGGGGCACACCACCACGTCGGCCGTCAGCGGCGGCCTGCTGGTCCTCGCGCTCCTCGCGCGCGCCCCGCGCGGCGGGCGGCCCCTCGCCCTGGTCGTCGGCTGCTGGTCCGTCCTCGTCGGGCTGAGCCGGGTCTATCTGGGCGTCCACTGGTTCTCCGACGTCCTCGGCGGATGGCTGCTCAGCCTGTGCTGGCTGAGCCTCACCGTCTACGTCGTCGCCCGCTTCCTCCCGTCCGCGGGCTCCTCCATACCGGCGCTCCGTCCCCGCCCCGACGCCCCGCCGACGGAAGAGCGCCCCGGTGAACCCCACTCCCGACGTACGATCCCCCCTCAGTCGCCTCCGTAG
- a CDS encoding bile acid:sodium symporter, giving the protein MNPTPDVRSPLSRLRSHLGWAVCAAYLGAATVSAPGLWLRRPHVLLDGGVPGTVLRAPHLLLALVLFTAGLQVPVRELRALLTRPTALLTGLALHLLAPLLIIPGLAFALHRTPDSDGGSGLIAAMILVVSMPVAAGATVWTGRGGGDQPTAVGLVLASTLVGPLTIPLTMTVLCPLLRGGYGEALSEAARTAGNDFALTGVLLPCGAGILVRLSVPARPLRALLSAAPPAALLGSLLLTYINASGALGSFLTRPEPVLTAAALAVAALVCGLSFGLGRIAARMLRLDPSTGASVTLACGMNNSSASAVLVSTALPDRPHVLLPVLAYSLLQKVAAGRVVRAGADDRARA; this is encoded by the coding sequence GTGAACCCCACTCCCGACGTACGATCCCCCCTCAGTCGCCTCCGTAGCCACCTCGGCTGGGCCGTCTGCGCGGCTTACCTCGGGGCCGCGACCGTGTCCGCGCCGGGCCTGTGGCTGCGCCGCCCGCACGTCCTTCTCGACGGCGGTGTCCCCGGGACCGTCCTGCGGGCGCCGCACCTCCTGCTGGCCCTGGTGCTCTTCACCGCCGGCCTCCAGGTGCCGGTCCGTGAACTGCGGGCGCTGCTCACCCGGCCCACCGCGCTGCTGACCGGCCTGGCCCTCCATCTGCTCGCGCCCCTGCTGATCATCCCGGGCCTGGCCTTCGCCCTGCACCGCACCCCGGACAGCGACGGGGGCAGCGGACTGATCGCGGCGATGATCCTGGTCGTCTCGATGCCCGTGGCGGCCGGCGCCACCGTGTGGACGGGCAGGGGCGGCGGCGACCAGCCGACCGCCGTGGGCCTCGTGCTGGCGTCGACGCTCGTCGGACCGCTCACGATCCCGCTCACGATGACGGTCCTGTGCCCGTTGCTGCGCGGCGGCTACGGGGAGGCGCTGTCGGAGGCCGCCCGGACCGCCGGGAACGACTTCGCGCTGACCGGAGTGCTGCTCCCGTGCGGTGCGGGCATCCTCGTTCGGCTCTCCGTGCCCGCCCGCCCGCTGCGCGCGCTGCTCTCCGCCGCGCCCCCCGCCGCCCTGCTGGGCTCGTTGCTCCTGACGTACATCAACGCGAGCGGTGCCCTGGGTTCCTTCCTCACCCGTCCGGAGCCGGTGCTGACGGCGGCCGCGCTGGCCGTCGCCGCCCTCGTGTGCGGGCTGTCGTTCGGTCTCGGCCGGATCGCCGCCAGGATGCTGCGCCTGGACCCGTCCACCGGGGCCTCGGTGACGCTGGCGTGCGGGATGAACAACAGCAGCGCGAGCGCGGTCCTCGTCTCCACGGCCCTGCCCGACCGGCCCCATGTCCTGCTGCCCGTGCTGGCCTACAGCCTGCTGCAGAAGGTGGCCGCGGGCCGCGTCGTGCGGGCCGGAGCCGACGACCGCGCCCGCGCATGA
- a CDS encoding mycothiol transferase, protein MHAKDILIDAFGRIQEDVHAAVEGLPPEILDARPNDSVNSVSWLVWHLSRVQDDHVAAAAGLDQVWLTQGWEKRFGLGLPREDTGYGHSPRKVAAVRVESGDLLLGYYDAVHDQTLAFLRGLTAGDLDRVVDERWTPAVTLGVRLVSVLADDLQHVGQAAYVRGLLQSAAS, encoded by the coding sequence ATGCATGCGAAGGACATCCTCATCGACGCGTTCGGCCGTATCCAGGAAGACGTCCACGCCGCGGTCGAGGGGCTCCCCCCGGAGATCCTCGACGCGCGTCCCAACGACAGCGTCAACTCCGTGTCATGGCTGGTCTGGCACCTCAGCCGGGTCCAGGACGACCATGTCGCCGCGGCCGCCGGGCTCGACCAGGTCTGGCTGACGCAGGGCTGGGAGAAGCGGTTCGGGCTCGGCCTGCCCCGCGAGGACACGGGGTACGGGCACAGCCCCCGGAAGGTGGCCGCGGTCCGCGTGGAGTCGGGCGACCTGCTGCTCGGGTACTACGACGCCGTGCACGACCAGACCCTGGCGTTCCTGCGCGGGCTCACCGCCGGGGATCTCGACCGCGTCGTGGACGAGCGCTGGACCCCGGCGGTCACCCTCGGCGTCCGGCTGGTGAGCGTCCTGGCCGACGATCTGCAGCACGTCGGCCAGGCCGCCTATGTCCGGGGGCTCCTTCAGAGCGCCGCTTCGTAA
- a CDS encoding DUF4440 domain-containing protein, producing the protein MSQSEIDVVTAEFFGAFDNRGGRTADLDRIRRLVLPGGVIVKTGPEFTVYTVEEFIAPRRTLLGDGRLTEFSEWETSERTDIAGDVASRFGEYRKSGVLDGEPFEGGGVKTIQFVRTPDGWRISAFSWYDHA; encoded by the coding sequence GTGTCCCAGAGCGAGATCGACGTGGTGACCGCCGAGTTCTTCGGCGCGTTCGACAACCGGGGCGGCCGGACCGCCGACCTCGACCGCATCCGCCGACTGGTCCTCCCCGGCGGCGTGATCGTCAAGACCGGCCCGGAGTTCACCGTGTACACGGTGGAGGAGTTCATCGCGCCGCGCCGGACGCTGCTGGGCGACGGACGTCTGACCGAGTTCAGCGAGTGGGAGACCTCGGAACGGACCGACATCGCGGGCGACGTCGCCTCGCGGTTCGGCGAGTACCGCAAGTCCGGTGTCCTGGACGGCGAACCGTTCGAGGGCGGCGGGGTCAAGACCATCCAGTTCGTCCGCACCCCCGACGGCTGGCGCATCTCGGCCTTCTCCTGGTACGACCACGCCTGA
- a CDS encoding oxidoreductase translates to MPTTVQEPLRSGFDAASTAEDVVRGIDLTGKVAVVTGGYSGIGLETARVLRAAGAEVVVPARDTGRAEAALKGIDGVGIEAMDLLDPASVDAFAENFLASGRPLHILVNSAGVMATPLTRDARGYEVQFATNHLGHFQLAARLRPALRRAQGARVVSVSSWGHRFSPVRFDDPHFEHSAYDRWVAYGQSKTANILFAVALDERGRADGIRAYSLHPGSIVDTNLKKYLAEEDLKAAGVHDADGRTVLDPTRQLKTVEQGAATSVWCATSPLLAGKGGVYCENNDIAPPMSAAEGREWTLTTRTPKPGVLAYALDPEAADRLWELSERLTA, encoded by the coding sequence ATGCCCACCACCGTCCAAGAACCCCTGCGCTCCGGCTTCGACGCCGCCTCCACCGCGGAGGACGTCGTCAGGGGAATCGATCTCACCGGCAAGGTCGCCGTCGTCACCGGGGGCTACTCCGGCATCGGTCTGGAGACCGCGCGCGTCCTGCGGGCCGCAGGTGCCGAGGTCGTCGTGCCGGCCCGCGACACCGGGAGGGCCGAGGCCGCGCTGAAGGGGATCGACGGCGTCGGGATCGAGGCCATGGATCTGCTCGATCCCGCCTCGGTCGACGCCTTCGCCGAGAACTTCCTCGCGTCCGGCCGCCCGCTGCACATCCTCGTGAACAGCGCGGGCGTCATGGCGACCCCGCTGACCCGGGACGCCCGGGGGTACGAGGTCCAGTTCGCCACGAACCACCTCGGCCACTTCCAGCTGGCGGCGCGTCTGCGGCCCGCCTTGCGCCGGGCGCAGGGGGCCCGGGTCGTATCGGTGTCCTCCTGGGGCCACCGGTTCTCGCCCGTCCGCTTCGACGACCCACACTTCGAGCACAGCGCGTACGACCGGTGGGTCGCCTACGGACAGTCGAAGACGGCCAACATCCTCTTCGCGGTCGCGCTCGACGAGCGGGGCAGGGCGGACGGCATCCGTGCCTACTCCCTGCACCCGGGCAGCATCGTCGACACCAACTTGAAGAAGTACCTCGCCGAGGAGGACCTGAAGGCGGCCGGCGTCCACGACGCGGACGGCCGGACGGTCCTGGATCCGACGCGGCAGCTCAAGACCGTGGAGCAGGGGGCGGCCACCAGCGTGTGGTGCGCGACCAGCCCCCTGCTGGCCGGGAAGGGTGGTGTCTACTGCGAGAACAACGACATCGCGCCCCCGATGTCGGCGGCGGAGGGCCGTGAGTGGACGCTCACGACCCGGACGCCGAAGCCCGGCGTGCTTGCCTACGCCCTCGATCCGGAGGCGGCCGACCGGCTGTGGGAACTCAGCGAGCGCCTCACGGCCTGA
- a CDS encoding LysR family transcriptional regulator translates to MELRHLQHFVAVAEDQHFTRAAERLMVSQSGLSSSIRALERELQAPLFVRTTRRVTLTEAGRALLGEAERVLAQVRAAHDAVAAVQGLLRGTLSLGTEQCIAGVHVAKLLTAFRRRHPDVEIRLRQAGSGALAEEVAAGRLDLAFGVKTQPDGDQLRSVPLTSEPMTVLCHPTHHLAASAVVTPEELGGEAFVDFHPDWGPRRITDAAFAAAGVRRTVTLEVSDVHSLLELVDEGLGIAVVPRHFGLKRQAGGLTSLPLKGAGDAPYETVAMLPTPDATSPAARALMLLLDTSATSEQEH, encoded by the coding sequence ATGGAACTGCGCCATCTCCAGCACTTCGTCGCCGTCGCGGAGGACCAGCACTTCACCCGTGCGGCCGAGCGTCTGATGGTGTCGCAGTCGGGTCTGTCGTCCTCGATCCGCGCGCTGGAACGGGAGCTCCAGGCCCCCCTGTTCGTCCGCACCACCCGCCGGGTCACGCTCACGGAGGCCGGCCGCGCCCTGCTCGGGGAGGCGGAGCGGGTGCTGGCCCAGGTCCGCGCGGCCCACGACGCCGTCGCGGCCGTCCAGGGGCTGCTGCGCGGCACGCTCTCGCTGGGCACCGAACAGTGCATCGCCGGAGTGCACGTGGCCAAGCTGCTCACCGCGTTCCGGCGGCGCCATCCCGACGTGGAGATCCGCTTGCGGCAGGCGGGCTCCGGCGCGCTCGCCGAGGAGGTCGCGGCCGGGCGGCTCGACCTGGCCTTCGGGGTGAAGACACAGCCGGACGGCGACCAGCTGCGCTCCGTCCCGCTGACGAGCGAGCCCATGACGGTGCTCTGCCATCCGACCCACCATCTCGCGGCCTCCGCCGTGGTCACCCCGGAGGAACTGGGAGGCGAGGCCTTCGTCGACTTCCACCCCGACTGGGGGCCGCGCCGCATCACCGACGCGGCCTTCGCCGCGGCGGGCGTCCGGCGGACCGTGACCCTGGAGGTCAGCGACGTGCACAGTCTCCTGGAGCTCGTCGACGAGGGCCTCGGGATCGCCGTCGTGCCACGGCACTTCGGTCTCAAGCGCCAGGCCGGCGGCCTCACCTCGCTGCCGCTGAAGGGCGCGGGCGACGCACCGTACGAGACGGTCGCCATGCTGCCGACGCCGGACGCCACCAGCCCGGCGGCCCGCGCCCTGATGCTCCTGCTCGACACCTCCGCCACCTCCGAGCAGGAGCACTGA
- a CDS encoding VOC family protein, translating into MRRIALVTLVVDDYDEAIRFYTEALGFRLAEDEPRPDGSRWVVVEPAAEGGGGLLLARAKNESQRARVGDQTGGRVGFFLHTDDFTRDHARMRAAGVTFLEEARHEPYGSVAVFQDLYGNRWDLLQPAT; encoded by the coding sequence ATGAGACGCATCGCCCTGGTCACCCTCGTCGTCGACGACTACGACGAGGCGATCCGCTTCTACACCGAGGCGCTCGGATTCCGGCTGGCCGAGGACGAGCCCCGGCCCGACGGTTCCCGCTGGGTCGTCGTCGAGCCGGCCGCGGAGGGCGGCGGCGGACTGCTCCTGGCCCGCGCCAAGAACGAGTCGCAGCGTGCCCGGGTCGGGGACCAGACCGGGGGGCGCGTGGGCTTCTTCCTCCACACCGACGATTTCACCCGCGACCACGCCCGGATGCGTGCCGCCGGCGTGACCTTCCTGGAGGAAGCGCGCCACGAGCCGTACGGTTCGGTCGCCGTCTTCCAGGACCTGTACGGAAACCGCTGGGACCTCCTCCAGCCCGCCACGTAG
- a CDS encoding DUF1206 domain-containing protein, with amino-acid sequence MNASTTTRTGGVQARRAARGPVTEYAARAGLAARGVIYLLVGVLALQIAFGDGGKQADRGGALAEIAQKPFGAVLLWALGLGLVGMALWRLSEVVFGAAGADGGDVKKRLTAAARCVFYSFVAYSVLSFAVGSRGSGSGSSDRQSQDVTAKVLGLPAGQWIVGVAGAGIVAAGVWIGTRAVLRKYHKKMKLGEMSARTRRLVDVTGVGGGAARGLVFAVAGGFAIRAAVEFEPDKAKGMDNTIRSFADTPAGPWLLVCVAAGLVLFGLFSFAMARWRRI; translated from the coding sequence ATGAACGCGAGTACGACGACACGGACCGGAGGCGTCCAGGCCCGGCGCGCGGCGCGGGGCCCGGTGACCGAGTACGCCGCCAGGGCCGGCCTGGCCGCGCGGGGCGTGATCTATCTGCTGGTCGGTGTCCTGGCGCTGCAGATCGCCTTCGGGGACGGCGGCAAACAGGCGGACCGCGGCGGCGCGCTCGCGGAGATCGCGCAGAAGCCCTTCGGCGCCGTGCTGCTGTGGGCGCTGGGGCTCGGGCTGGTGGGCATGGCGCTGTGGCGTCTGTCGGAGGTGGTCTTCGGGGCGGCCGGAGCGGACGGCGGCGACGTCAAGAAGCGGCTGACGGCCGCCGCCCGGTGCGTCTTCTACTCCTTCGTCGCCTACTCCGTACTGTCGTTCGCGGTGGGCTCGCGCGGCAGCGGGAGCGGATCCAGCGACCGGCAGTCGCAGGACGTGACCGCGAAGGTGCTGGGCCTGCCCGCGGGACAGTGGATCGTGGGCGTGGCGGGCGCGGGCATCGTGGCGGCGGGCGTGTGGATCGGCACCCGGGCCGTGCTGCGCAAGTACCACAAGAAGATGAAGCTCGGCGAGATGTCGGCGCGGACCCGGCGGCTGGTGGACGTCACCGGCGTGGGCGGCGGCGCGGCGCGCGGGCTGGTGTTCGCGGTGGCGGGGGGCTTCGCGATCCGCGCGGCCGTCGAGTTCGAACCCGACAAGGCCAAGGGGATGGACAACACGATCCGCTCGTTCGCCGACACCCCGGCGGGACCGTGGCTGCTGGTGTGCGTCGCCGCCGGACTCGTCCTCTTCGGCCTGTTCTCCTTCGCCATGGCCCGCTGGCGCAGGATCTGA
- a CDS encoding dienelactone hydrolase family protein, whose translation MSELPKPTGAPAHQNVTFPSAGATAHGYLALPPSGRGPGVIVIQEWWGLTDHIAQVADRLAAEGFVALAPDLYGGNVAHDSAEAFRMMQELPVARGVELLSGAVDHLLGLSEVTSDTVGAVGFCMGGGFVLYLAAADPRVSAAVPFYGVIQGEMPDFSGLKAEILGHYGELDTSIPQKSLEQLGEAVQRQSGITPDLRLYPADHAFFNDGRPETYDADSAGRAWESTVPFLHARLG comes from the coding sequence ATGTCCGAGCTGCCGAAGCCGACCGGAGCGCCGGCCCATCAGAACGTGACCTTCCCCAGCGCCGGAGCCACCGCGCACGGCTATCTGGCGCTGCCGCCGTCCGGCCGGGGGCCCGGTGTGATCGTCATCCAGGAGTGGTGGGGCCTGACCGACCACATCGCGCAGGTCGCCGACCGGCTGGCCGCCGAGGGCTTCGTGGCCCTCGCACCCGACCTGTACGGCGGCAACGTCGCCCATGACAGCGCCGAGGCCTTCCGGATGATGCAGGAACTGCCCGTCGCGCGAGGCGTCGAACTGCTCTCCGGCGCGGTCGACCATCTGCTCGGCCTGTCCGAGGTCACCTCGGACACGGTCGGCGCGGTCGGCTTCTGCATGGGCGGCGGCTTCGTCCTGTACCTGGCGGCAGCCGATCCGCGGGTCAGCGCGGCGGTCCCGTTCTACGGCGTGATCCAGGGTGAGATGCCCGACTTCTCGGGCCTCAAGGCGGAGATCCTCGGCCACTACGGCGAGCTCGACACCAGCATCCCCCAGAAGAGCCTGGAGCAGCTGGGCGAGGCGGTCCAGCGGCAGTCCGGGATCACCCCGGACCTGCGCCTCTACCCCGCCGACCACGCCTTCTTCAACGACGGCCGCCCGGAGACGTACGACGCCGACTCGGCCGGGCGCGCCTGGGAGAGCACGGTCCCCTTCCTGCACGCGCGGCTGGGCTGA
- a CDS encoding adenosine deaminase: MTVPRIDIDTVRRLPKAVLHDHLDGGLRPATLVELAATVGHTLPTTDPDALAAWYYEAANSGDLVRYIATFEHTLAVMQTREGLLRTAEEYVLDLAADGVVYGEVRYAPELMVNGGLSLPEVVETVQEGLAAGMAKAAAAGTPVRVGTLLCGMRMFDRTREIAGLAVSFRDAGVVGFDIAGAEDGFPPADHLAAFEYLRAASVPFTIHAGEAHGLPSIHQALQVCGAQRIGHGVRITEDIVDGKLGRLAGWVRDRRVALEMCPTSNLQTGAAKSIAEHPITALRDLGFRVTLNTDNRLVSGTTMTREMSLLVEEAGWTVEDLRTVTVNALKSAFIPFGERTALIRDVVLPGYEAAL; the protein is encoded by the coding sequence ATGACCGTGCCCCGTATCGACATCGACACCGTCCGCCGTCTCCCCAAGGCCGTGCTGCACGACCACCTCGACGGCGGTCTGCGCCCGGCGACCCTCGTGGAACTCGCCGCGACCGTCGGCCACACGCTGCCCACCACCGACCCGGACGCGCTCGCCGCCTGGTACTACGAGGCCGCCAACTCCGGCGACCTGGTGCGCTACATAGCCACCTTCGAGCACACCCTCGCCGTGATGCAGACCCGTGAGGGACTGCTGCGCACCGCCGAGGAGTACGTCCTCGACCTGGCCGCGGACGGAGTCGTCTACGGCGAGGTGCGCTACGCGCCCGAGCTGATGGTGAACGGCGGGCTGAGCCTGCCCGAGGTCGTCGAGACCGTGCAGGAGGGCCTGGCGGCCGGCATGGCCAAGGCCGCCGCCGCGGGCACCCCGGTCCGGGTCGGCACCCTGCTGTGCGGGATGCGCATGTTCGACCGCACCCGTGAGATCGCCGGTCTCGCGGTGTCGTTCCGGGACGCGGGGGTCGTCGGGTTCGACATCGCCGGTGCCGAGGACGGTTTCCCGCCCGCCGACCACCTCGCGGCGTTCGAGTACCTGCGCGCCGCGAGCGTGCCCTTCACCATCCACGCAGGCGAGGCCCACGGACTGCCCAGCATCCACCAGGCCCTCCAGGTCTGCGGCGCCCAGCGCATCGGCCACGGTGTCCGCATCACCGAGGACATCGTCGACGGCAAGCTCGGCCGCCTCGCGGGCTGGGTGCGCGACCGCCGTGTCGCCCTGGAGATGTGCCCCACCTCCAACCTCCAGACGGGTGCGGCCAAGTCGATCGCCGAGCACCCCATCACGGCCCTGCGCGACCTCGGCTTCCGCGTCACCCTCAACACCGACAACCGGCTCGTCTCGGGTACGACGATGACCCGCGAGATGTCGCTGCTGGTCGAGGAGGCCGGCTGGACGGTCGAGGATCTGCGCACGGTCACCGTGAACGCCCTCAAGAGCGCGTTCATCCCCTTCGGCGAGCGCACCGCGCTGATCCGTGACGTGGTCCTGCCCGGTTACGAAGCGGCGCTCTGA
- a CDS encoding AraC family transcriptional regulator — MPFDPLSDTLGLMDARCVVSGGFTAGGDWALRFPRPDRLKITAVVRGSMWVAVEGLPDAVRLERGDVAVFDGSRAIVVASDPAPDPVDATTLFADTAGPMIHHGAGEDVVSVGGHVELGRAGEELLLHALPPLLHVRAAAEEAPVLRWLLDQLLRELTAGRAGADFAADQLAQLMFVQVLRACLADADALPAGRLRAFADERISPALRLMHADPGRPWRLEELARAAAMSRTSFAQRFRSVVGVPPLAYLLDWRMSLARRALRDGETSVSALAQKVGYTSESAFSNAFKRTTGVAPRRYREAARAALTG, encoded by the coding sequence ATGCCCTTCGACCCGCTCTCCGACACCCTCGGCCTGATGGACGCCCGCTGTGTCGTCTCCGGCGGATTCACCGCCGGGGGCGACTGGGCGCTGCGCTTCCCCCGGCCGGACCGGCTCAAGATCACCGCGGTGGTGAGGGGAAGCATGTGGGTGGCGGTCGAGGGGCTGCCGGACGCCGTCCGGCTGGAGCGCGGCGATGTGGCCGTGTTCGACGGCAGCCGGGCGATCGTGGTCGCGAGCGATCCCGCGCCGGACCCGGTGGACGCGACGACGCTCTTCGCCGACACCGCCGGGCCGATGATCCACCACGGCGCCGGCGAGGACGTCGTCTCTGTCGGTGGCCATGTCGAACTGGGCCGGGCGGGGGAGGAGTTGCTGCTGCACGCCCTTCCGCCGCTGCTGCATGTGCGGGCCGCCGCGGAGGAGGCCCCGGTGCTGCGGTGGCTGCTCGATCAGTTGCTGCGTGAACTCACGGCCGGCCGGGCGGGTGCCGACTTCGCCGCCGACCAGCTCGCCCAGCTGATGTTCGTCCAGGTGCTGCGCGCCTGTCTCGCGGACGCCGACGCGCTGCCCGCCGGACGTCTGAGGGCCTTCGCCGACGAACGCATCTCCCCGGCGCTGCGTCTCATGCACGCCGATCCGGGCCGTCCCTGGCGGCTGGAGGAACTGGCCAGGGCGGCGGCCATGTCCCGCACCAGCTTCGCCCAGCGGTTCCGGTCGGTGGTCGGCGTGCCGCCCCTGGCCTACCTGCTGGACTGGCGCATGAGTCTGGCCCGGCGCGCGCTGCGGGACGGGGAGACGTCCGTGTCGGCCCTGGCGCAGAAGGTGGGCTACACCTCCGAGAGCGCCTTCAGCAACGCCTTCAAGCGGACGACCGGGGTGGCTCCGCGGCGCTACCGGGAGGCCGCCCGGGCGGCCCTGACGGGCTGA
- a CDS encoding oxidoreductase → MTSEMISAAASGVWRLGDLDVHRIGFGAMRLTGSAAFHLGTPSDRDRSIAVLRRAIELGVNHIDTAAFYFSSLRSANELINSALAPYPDDLVIVTKVGPYRDYAGEWGAAARPDQLRSHVEENLRQLGRDHLDVVNLRRMGQDSIAEHFGALAELRDAGLIRHLGVSDVDPRQLAEAQAIAPVVCVQNRYGLGSTAPGTDELIRICGESGIAFVPFFAIAGKGGARGPGGGAAGKGGTESAVLAVAQAHGATPAQVRLAWTLRQGPHVLAIPGTGDPDHLAENVAAGALRLTDGETARLDAVHRAGE, encoded by the coding sequence ATGACCTCGGAGATGATCAGCGCGGCGGCGTCGGGTGTCTGGAGACTGGGGGACCTCGACGTCCACCGCATCGGGTTCGGTGCGATGCGTCTCACCGGAAGCGCGGCCTTCCATCTGGGGACCCCGAGCGACCGCGACCGCTCGATCGCCGTGCTGCGGCGCGCGATCGAACTCGGCGTCAACCACATCGACACCGCAGCCTTCTACTTCTCGTCGCTGCGGTCCGCGAACGAGCTGATCAACAGCGCGCTGGCCCCGTACCCCGACGATCTCGTCATCGTCACCAAGGTGGGCCCGTACCGCGACTACGCGGGGGAGTGGGGCGCGGCGGCCCGGCCCGACCAACTCCGGTCCCACGTGGAGGAGAACCTGCGGCAGCTCGGGCGCGACCACCTCGACGTGGTGAATCTGCGGCGCATGGGCCAGGACTCGATCGCGGAACACTTCGGCGCGCTCGCCGAACTGCGTGACGCGGGCCTGATCCGGCACCTCGGTGTCTCCGACGTCGACCCCCGTCAGCTGGCGGAGGCACAAGCCATCGCACCTGTGGTGTGCGTCCAGAACCGGTACGGTCTCGGTTCCACGGCGCCGGGGACCGACGAACTGATCCGGATCTGCGGGGAGTCGGGCATCGCGTTCGTGCCCTTCTTCGCCATCGCAGGCAAGGGCGGCGCGCGGGGACCCGGCGGCGGAGCCGCGGGGAAGGGCGGGACGGAGAGCGCGGTGCTCGCCGTCGCACAGGCCCACGGTGCCACTCCCGCCCAGGTCCGGCTGGCGTGGACGCTGCGGCAGGGGCCGCACGTGCTGGCCATCCCCGGCACCGGCGACCCGGACCACCTCGCCGAGAACGTCGCCGCGGGCGCGCTCCGGCTCACCGACGGCGAGACGGCCCGATTGGACGCGGTCCACCGGGCGGGGGAGTGA
- the mgrA gene encoding L-glyceraldehyde 3-phosphate reductase, with product MYTAHPDRYADMPYRRTGRSGLKLPALSLGLWHNFGPDRPAETQRAILRRAFDLGVTHFDLANNYGPPPGAAESALGEALKADFAPYRDELVISTKAGYLMWPGPYGEWGSRKYLLSSLDQSLARMGLDYVDIFYSHRPDPETPFEETMGALHSAVQQGKALYVGVSNYSPEETREAARILGELGTPLLIHQPRYSMLDRRPEDGLLDTLDELRVGSIAYSPLEQGLLTSRYLDGIPEGSRAASDSPFLSADTVTEDLVEQLRALAGIAEARGQSLAQMALAWVLRGGRVTSALIGASSTQQLEDSVTATHALDFDEEELARIDAIIRA from the coding sequence TTGTACACCGCACACCCCGACCGTTACGCGGACATGCCCTACCGGCGCACCGGACGCAGCGGCCTGAAACTGCCCGCGCTGTCCCTCGGTCTGTGGCACAACTTCGGCCCCGACCGGCCGGCGGAGACCCAGCGGGCGATCCTGCGCCGCGCGTTCGACCTGGGTGTGACCCACTTCGACCTGGCCAACAACTACGGGCCGCCGCCCGGTGCCGCCGAATCGGCGCTCGGTGAGGCCCTGAAGGCCGACTTCGCGCCCTACCGCGACGAACTGGTCATCTCGACCAAGGCCGGATACCTGATGTGGCCGGGCCCGTACGGCGAATGGGGCTCGCGCAAGTACCTGCTGTCCTCGCTGGACCAGAGCCTGGCCCGGATGGGCCTCGACTACGTGGACATCTTCTACTCGCACCGCCCCGACCCGGAGACCCCCTTCGAGGAGACGATGGGGGCCCTGCACTCGGCGGTCCAGCAGGGCAAGGCGCTGTACGTCGGCGTGTCCAACTACTCGCCGGAGGAGACCCGGGAGGCCGCCCGCATCCTCGGTGAGCTGGGCACCCCGCTCCTCATCCACCAGCCGCGCTACTCGATGCTCGACCGCCGCCCCGAGGACGGGCTGCTGGACACACTGGACGAGCTGCGGGTCGGCTCCATCGCCTACTCCCCGCTGGAGCAGGGGCTGCTCACCAGCCGCTACCTCGACGGCATCCCGGAAGGGTCGCGGGCCGCGAGCGACAGCCCCTTCCTGAGCGCGGACACGGTCACCGAGGACCTCGTGGAACAGCTGCGCGCCCTCGCCGGGATCGCCGAGGCCCGCGGTCAGTCCCTCGCGCAGATGGCCCTGGCCTGGGTGCTGCGCGGCGGCCGGGTGACCTCCGCGCTCATCGGCGCAAGCAGCACCCAGCAGCTGGAGGACAGCGTGACGGCCACCCACGCGCTGGACTTCGACGAGGAGGAGCTGGCCCGGATCGACGCGATCATCAGGGCGTGA